One genomic window of Nicotiana sylvestris chromosome 10, ASM39365v2, whole genome shotgun sequence includes the following:
- the LOC104219793 gene encoding PTI1-like tyrosine-protein kinase 3 isoform X1, with amino-acid sequence MDDNFHRQGLVAHAPPPGHFSRLENRRAEDDLYLRKRVRMRRWLCCTCQVEESYPSNETEHLKNPATHADGYQNGSRVPAPAKAEAEKAIPTIEVPALSLDELKEETDNFGSKALIGEGSYGRVYYANLSNEKAVAVKKLDVSSEPETNVDFLTQLARVSRLKHDNLVELLGYCVEGNIRVLAYEFATMGSLHDILHGRKGVQGAQPGPTLDWMQRVKIAVDAARGLEYLHEKVQPSIIHRDIRSSNVLLFEDYKAKIADFNLSNQAPDMAARLHSTRVLGTFGYHAPEYAMTGQLTQKSDVYSFGVVLLELLTGRKPVDHTMPRGQQSLVTWATPRLSEDKVQQCVDPKLKGYPQKAVAKMAAVAALCVQYESEFRPNMSIVVKALQPLLKAPPAPAPEI; translated from the exons GCACATGCTCCTCCTCCTGGTCACTTTTCACGGTTGGAAAACAGAAGGGCTGAAGACGATCTTTATTTGAGAAAGAGAGTGAGGATGAGAAGGTGGCTGTGCTGCACCTGTCAAGTAGAGGAATCCTACCCATCAAATGAAACTGAGCACCTTAAAAACCCTGCAACTCATGCTGATG GATATCAGAACGGGTCAAGAGTACCAGCTCCTGCCAAGGCTGAAGCAGAAAAAGCAATACCAACTATAGAGGTCCCAGCATTGTCTTTGGATGAACTGAAAGAGGAAACTGACAATTTTGGATCAAAAGCATTAATTGGTGAAGGTTCTTACGGGAGAGTATACTATGCTAATCTAAGCAATGAAAAAGCTGTTGCCGTGAAAAAGCTTGATGTTTCATCCGAGCCTGAGACTAATGTTGACTTCTTGACTCAG CTTGCTAGAGTTTCAAGATTGAAGCATGACAATCTTGTTGAGTTGCTTGGTTACTGTGTTGAAGGAAATATTCGTGTATTAGCGTATGAATTTGCAACGATGGGGTCCTTGCATGATATTTTGCACG GAAGGAAAGGAGTACAAGGGGCGCAGCCGGGGCCAACACTTGATTGGATGCAGCGGGTAAAGATTGCTGTTGATGCCGCAAGGGGACTCGAGTATTTGCATGAGAAGGTCCAACCTTCAATAATACACAGGGATATAAGATCAAGCAATGTACTCCTCTTCGAAGACTACAAAGCAAAGATTGCAGATTTTAACCTGTCAAATCAGGCTCCTGATATGGCTGCTCGCCTTCATTCTACTCGAGTTTTAGGAACATTTGGCTATCATGCACCGGA ATACGCTATGACTGGACAACTGACACAGAAGAGTGATGTGTATAGCTTTGGGGTGGTCTTGCTTGAACTTTTGACCGGAAGAAAACCCGTAGACCATACAATGCCTCGAGGACAGCAGAGCCTTGTTACTTGG GCTACCCCGAGACTGAGCGAAGATAAAGTCCAGCAATGTGTCGATCCAAAGCTGAAAGGATATCCTCAGAAAGCAGTGGCTAAG ATGGCAGCTGTGGCAGCGCTGTGCGTGCAATACGAGTCTGAGTTCCGTCCGAATATGAGTATTGTTGTCAAAGCTCTCCAACCACTGTTGAAGGCTCCTCCTGCACCTGCTCCAGAAATATAG
- the LOC104219793 gene encoding PTI1-like tyrosine-protein kinase 3 isoform X2 translates to MRRWLCCTCQVEESYPSNETEHLKNPATHADGYQNGSRVPAPAKAEAEKAIPTIEVPALSLDELKEETDNFGSKALIGEGSYGRVYYANLSNEKAVAVKKLDVSSEPETNVDFLTQLARVSRLKHDNLVELLGYCVEGNIRVLAYEFATMGSLHDILHGRKGVQGAQPGPTLDWMQRVKIAVDAARGLEYLHEKVQPSIIHRDIRSSNVLLFEDYKAKIADFNLSNQAPDMAARLHSTRVLGTFGYHAPEYAMTGQLTQKSDVYSFGVVLLELLTGRKPVDHTMPRGQQSLVTWATPRLSEDKVQQCVDPKLKGYPQKAVAKMAAVAALCVQYESEFRPNMSIVVKALQPLLKAPPAPAPEI, encoded by the exons ATGAGAAGGTGGCTGTGCTGCACCTGTCAAGTAGAGGAATCCTACCCATCAAATGAAACTGAGCACCTTAAAAACCCTGCAACTCATGCTGATG GATATCAGAACGGGTCAAGAGTACCAGCTCCTGCCAAGGCTGAAGCAGAAAAAGCAATACCAACTATAGAGGTCCCAGCATTGTCTTTGGATGAACTGAAAGAGGAAACTGACAATTTTGGATCAAAAGCATTAATTGGTGAAGGTTCTTACGGGAGAGTATACTATGCTAATCTAAGCAATGAAAAAGCTGTTGCCGTGAAAAAGCTTGATGTTTCATCCGAGCCTGAGACTAATGTTGACTTCTTGACTCAG CTTGCTAGAGTTTCAAGATTGAAGCATGACAATCTTGTTGAGTTGCTTGGTTACTGTGTTGAAGGAAATATTCGTGTATTAGCGTATGAATTTGCAACGATGGGGTCCTTGCATGATATTTTGCACG GAAGGAAAGGAGTACAAGGGGCGCAGCCGGGGCCAACACTTGATTGGATGCAGCGGGTAAAGATTGCTGTTGATGCCGCAAGGGGACTCGAGTATTTGCATGAGAAGGTCCAACCTTCAATAATACACAGGGATATAAGATCAAGCAATGTACTCCTCTTCGAAGACTACAAAGCAAAGATTGCAGATTTTAACCTGTCAAATCAGGCTCCTGATATGGCTGCTCGCCTTCATTCTACTCGAGTTTTAGGAACATTTGGCTATCATGCACCGGA ATACGCTATGACTGGACAACTGACACAGAAGAGTGATGTGTATAGCTTTGGGGTGGTCTTGCTTGAACTTTTGACCGGAAGAAAACCCGTAGACCATACAATGCCTCGAGGACAGCAGAGCCTTGTTACTTGG GCTACCCCGAGACTGAGCGAAGATAAAGTCCAGCAATGTGTCGATCCAAAGCTGAAAGGATATCCTCAGAAAGCAGTGGCTAAG ATGGCAGCTGTGGCAGCGCTGTGCGTGCAATACGAGTCTGAGTTCCGTCCGAATATGAGTATTGTTGTCAAAGCTCTCCAACCACTGTTGAAGGCTCCTCCTGCACCTGCTCCAGAAATATAG